A single region of the Streptomyces sp. NBC_00425 genome encodes:
- a CDS encoding M16 family metallopeptidase, translated as MTSSSSQATARTSSEARAVARTQTLIKGTAGIGVVRKTTLPGGLRIVTETLPSVRSATFGIWAHVGSRDETPSLNGATHYLEHLLFKGTSRRSALDISSAIDAVGGEMNAFTAKEYTCYYARVLDTDLPLAIDVVCDMLTGSLIREEDVNVERGAILEEIAMTEDDPGDCVHDLFAQTMFGDNPLGRPVLGTVDTVNALTADRIRRFYKKHYDPTHLVVAAAGNIDHNKVVRQVRAAFEKAGSLRNTDAAPIAPRDGRRAIRALGRVELIGRKTEQAHVVLGMPGLARTDDRRWALGVLNTALGGGMSSRLFQEVREKRGLAYSVYSYTSGFADCGLFGVYAGCRPSQVHDVLKICRDELDQVAQHGLSDEEIVRAIGQLRGSTVLGLEDTGALMNRIGKSELCWGDQMSVDDMLARIAAVTPDEVRSVARDILGQRPSLSVIGPLKDKQAARLHDAVA; from the coding sequence GTGACGTCGAGTAGCTCCCAGGCGACGGCCCGCACCTCTTCGGAGGCGCGGGCCGTCGCCCGTACCCAAACCCTGATCAAAGGCACGGCCGGCATCGGCGTCGTCCGCAAGACCACCCTGCCGGGCGGCCTGCGCATCGTCACCGAGACCCTCCCGTCGGTCCGCTCCGCCACCTTCGGCATCTGGGCCCACGTCGGCTCCCGTGACGAGACGCCGTCCCTGAACGGCGCCACGCACTACCTGGAGCACCTCCTCTTCAAGGGGACGAGCCGCAGGTCCGCGCTCGACATCTCCTCCGCGATAGACGCGGTGGGCGGCGAGATGAACGCGTTCACGGCGAAGGAGTACACGTGCTACTACGCGCGCGTGCTCGACACCGACCTGCCGCTCGCCATCGACGTCGTCTGCGACATGCTGACCGGCTCCCTCATCCGTGAGGAGGACGTCAACGTCGAGCGCGGCGCGATCCTCGAAGAGATCGCCATGACCGAGGACGACCCCGGCGACTGCGTGCACGACCTGTTCGCGCAGACGATGTTCGGGGACAACCCCCTCGGCCGGCCGGTCCTCGGCACCGTCGACACGGTCAATGCCCTCACCGCCGACCGCATCCGCCGCTTCTACAAGAAGCACTACGACCCGACCCACCTCGTGGTCGCCGCCGCCGGCAACATCGACCACAACAAGGTCGTCCGCCAGGTCCGCGCGGCCTTCGAGAAGGCGGGCTCCCTCAGGAACACGGACGCGGCGCCCATCGCCCCGCGTGACGGCCGGCGCGCGATCCGCGCCCTGGGCCGGGTCGAGCTGATCGGCCGCAAGACCGAGCAGGCGCACGTCGTGCTCGGCATGCCCGGTCTCGCCCGCACGGACGACCGGCGCTGGGCGCTCGGCGTGCTGAACACGGCGCTCGGCGGCGGCATGTCCTCCCGCCTCTTCCAGGAGGTCCGCGAGAAGCGCGGCCTGGCCTACAGCGTGTACTCGTACACCTCGGGCTTCGCCGACTGCGGCCTCTTCGGCGTGTACGCGGGCTGCCGCCCGAGTCAGGTGCACGACGTGCTGAAGATCTGCCGGGACGAACTCGACCAGGTCGCCCAGCACGGCCTGTCCGACGAGGAGATCGTCCGCGCCATCGGCCAGCTCCGCGGCTCCACGGTCCTCGGCCTCGAGGACACCGGCGCGCTCATGAACCGCATCGGCAAGAGCGAGCTGTGCTGGGGCGACCAGATGTCCGTCGACGACATGCTGGCCCGGATAGCGGCCGTCACCCCGGACGAGGTCCGCTCCGTGGCCCGCGACATCCTGGGACAGCGCCCGTCGCTGTCGGTCATCGGCCCGCTCAAGGACAAGCAGGCCGCCCGGCTGCACGACGCGGTCGCCTGA
- the thyX gene encoding FAD-dependent thymidylate synthase, translating to MTDSPADDLKPGFRSDVTVELVKHTASDADVLFAARVSTVGEQSLDELGKDPERSKGLINYLMRDRHGSPFEHNSMTFFISAPIFVFREFMRHRVGWSYNEESGRYRELQPVFYVPGESRKLVQQGRPGKYVFVEGTQAQQELVGRTMEDSYLRAYEAYQEMLAAGVAREVARAVLPVGLFSSMYATCNARSLMHFLGLRTQHELAKVPSFPQREIEMVGEKMEAEWAALMPLTYAAFNANGRVAP from the coding sequence GTGACCGACAGCCCCGCCGACGACCTCAAACCCGGCTTCCGCAGCGACGTCACCGTCGAGCTGGTCAAGCACACCGCGTCCGACGCCGACGTGCTCTTCGCCGCCCGTGTCTCGACCGTCGGCGAGCAGTCCCTCGACGAGCTGGGCAAGGACCCCGAACGCTCGAAGGGCCTGATCAACTATCTGATGCGGGACCGGCACGGCAGCCCCTTCGAGCACAACTCGATGACCTTCTTCATCAGTGCCCCGATCTTCGTCTTCCGCGAGTTCATGCGGCACCGCGTGGGCTGGTCCTACAACGAGGAGAGCGGCCGCTACCGGGAGCTCCAGCCGGTCTTCTACGTCCCCGGCGAGTCCCGCAAGCTGGTACAGCAGGGCCGCCCCGGCAAGTACGTCTTCGTCGAGGGCACCCAGGCCCAGCAGGAGCTCGTGGGCCGCACCATGGAGGACTCCTACCTCCGGGCGTACGAGGCCTACCAGGAGATGCTCGCCGCCGGCGTCGCCCGCGAGGTCGCCCGCGCGGTCCTCCCGGTCGGCCTGTTCTCCTCGATGTACGCCACCTGCAACGCCCGCTCGCTGATGCACTTCCTGGGCCTGCGCACCCAGCACGAGCTGGCGAAGGTCCCCTCCTTCCCGCAGCGGGAGATCGAGATGGTGGGCGAGAAGATGGAGGCCGAGTGGGCCGCGCTCATGCCCCTCACCTACGCGGCCTTCAACGCGAACGGGCGTGTCGCCCCCTGA
- the dapB gene encoding 4-hydroxy-tetrahydrodipicolinate reductase, with amino-acid sequence MSKLRVAVLGANGRIGSEAVRAVEAAEDMELVAALGRGDDLETLAKTGAQVAVELTTPASVMDNLDFCVRHGIHAVVGTTGWTDERLARLNDWLAASPATGVLIAPNFSIGAVLTMKFAQIAAPYFESVEVVELHHPNKVDAPSGTATRTAQLIAQARREAGSAPAPDATATALDGARGASVDGVPVHAIRLRGLLAHQEVLLGGEGETLTVRHDSLHHSSFMPGILLGARRVVSTPGLTFGLEHFLDLN; translated from the coding sequence ATGAGCAAGCTGCGCGTGGCGGTCCTCGGCGCCAACGGCCGGATCGGCTCCGAGGCGGTACGGGCGGTCGAGGCCGCCGAGGACATGGAGCTCGTGGCCGCCCTCGGCCGCGGCGACGACCTGGAGACGCTGGCGAAGACCGGCGCCCAGGTCGCGGTCGAACTGACCACCCCCGCCTCGGTCATGGACAACCTCGACTTCTGCGTACGGCACGGCATCCACGCCGTGGTCGGCACCACCGGCTGGACGGACGAACGCCTCGCGCGGCTGAACGACTGGCTGGCCGCGTCCCCCGCCACGGGCGTGCTCATCGCACCCAACTTCTCCATCGGGGCCGTCCTGACCATGAAGTTCGCGCAGATCGCCGCGCCGTACTTCGAGTCCGTCGAGGTCGTGGAACTGCACCACCCCAACAAGGTGGACGCCCCCTCCGGCACCGCCACCCGCACCGCCCAGCTCATCGCGCAGGCCCGCCGCGAGGCCGGCTCGGCCCCGGCCCCGGACGCCACGGCGACGGCGCTCGACGGGGCGCGGGGAGCCAGCGTCGACGGCGTCCCGGTCCACGCGATCAGGTTGCGGGGCCTCCTGGCCCATCAGGAGGTCCTGCTGGGCGGCGAGGGCGAGACCCTGACCGTCCGCCACGACTCGCTCCACCACAGCAGCTTCATGCCGGGCATCCTGCTGGGAGCCCGCCGGGTGGTGTCGACGCCCGGCCTCACCTTCGGCCTGGAACACTTCCTGGACCTGAACTGA